A region of the Pseudarthrobacter phenanthrenivorans Sphe3 genome:
TGCCTTCGGGGCCGAGGTCGACGTGAAGGAAGTCATCGCGTCCGGATCGCTCGCGCGAGGGACACACAAGGACCCGATCCATGACGTCGATGTGATCGTCGTCTTCGATCAGGAGGAGCATCCTGAGTGGGGAACTCCGGGAGGTTCCGCCGCGGATGCTCTCGATTACACGCGCGGGCGTGTCAACGCGCTGCTCGGGGCGACGAACGGCACCTACGACCACGCCGTCCGGGTGGCCCGGTGGCGCAACCATGCCGTCAAGTGCTTCCTGGATGACCCCGACGATCCTGACGCGTTCACGGTTGATGCCATGCCTGCGCTTCGCCGCGATGGGCGGCTCCTTATTCCGGAAGCACTCTCGGAAGACTGGGTCGCTTGCGACCCAGAGTTCCTGATCGCCGAAGTGGCGGATCGGCACGCGCAGTGGAACAAGTTCGCCGGCACTGTTCGGATGCTCAAGTGGTGGGCTGCCGAGCAAGACACCAAGATCAAGTCTCTCGTCATGGAGGTCCTCGCGCTCGACTTCCTGCCGACGGACGTCAACCAGCCCGCTGCGATCAAGCAGTTCTTCGTCAGTGCCTGCTACCACATCGAGGGTGGGAACGAAGTCGCCGATCCTGCTGGGCTCTGCGGACCGATTCAGCCTGACATCGACTATGACGAGTTCGTCGATTCCCTTCGATCCGCACGAGACAACGCCATCAGGGCCTTCCGGGCGCAGGTGAACAACGACACTGCCGCCGCGATCAAGCACTGGGGCGAGGTCTTTGGCGACGACTTCCCGAAGCCTCCCGCCTCCACTGGCAACCCGGCGCCTGCGGTCGTGCCCGCGGCGCCCCGGCCGGTGAAGGACACTCCGCAGGGATGACTCGCGCAACAGGACCGGATCACGACGCGGGCACCACGGCGCTCAGCCCCGTGCTCTGGACTGAGTGTGAACCTGCGCGACTGGCGCGCGACCAAATTGAGGTCCAGGCATTCGCGCCGTTACTCGAATTCCAGAGCCCCGCAGACGACGGCTTGCCGCACGGCGGATGGATCGGCGTCCTCCCCCGCTGGCCTTTCGAGAGGCCGAAGCCCGAAGCTCTCGATGCGCTGCTCGGGGACCAGGAACTGCGGGTGCTCGTCGCCTACTCCGCAGCGCACCCGATGGTTCCGCCGACCATCTACTCCCTCGATCCGAAGCCGTCGGTCTGGGAACAGACACAGTCCGCATGGCATGTAGCTCCAGGAGGATCACTCTGCCTGCTCCAGAGCGATGGCGGCTGGCAGCCTGAGGCCAGTCTCACCGAGCTTCTGGCGAAAGCATCGGGGTGGCGGATCGAGTACGCCCTCATGAAGGCCGGGCTCATTGATGAGATGTCGGTCAACGGCATCGTCTCTGACCCATCGCACGACCACCTGATTGACCAAGCGATTCAGCAAGCAGCTGCAACACCAGACCCGAACGATGTGGGAGACGCGGATGCCTCCCCGTAATCCCTACATCGTGATGCCCAGAGACGCGGTCACTAAGATCGCAGGCTCCGACCTTTCGCGCGGATCACTGGTGCTCCGCCGTGCTCCCGCAGACGATATGTACGTCGTCCAGGCCGTGGAAACCGGCAAAGACATCCGTCTCCCAGCCGAAGTCCCCCGCGAGTACGCCGCGCTTCGCTCGGGCGACCCCCACCATGCAGCTCAGTGGATCAGAGTGGCACCTAACGACGCTCATCTTCACCATCTTTTCTTGTCCAGACGCCCCGATGTCTCTATCGGGTTCAAGGATTTCAGGGAGCTGGTGCCAGGCGTCGCCGACCCCGGCAACAACCTTGGCGTGGTTGTCACCCACGACCCCGACCTTCCACCGGAGCTGGTAGAGGCCGGGGCTTCGGAGTTTGCGGGATGGGCTGTCCGACGCGACGGTGTGGAACCGCTCCCTATCGAGATCGAGCCAGAAGTTGTTGGCCTGGCGCAATTGGCCGGCAAGTGGCCGATCGAGCAACTCGCCACCAATAGCGTCATGGTTGTGGGCTGCGGCAGCATCGGGAGCGCCGCAGCAGAGGCCCTCGCGGGGTACGGAGTCGGACGTGTGGAACTCGTCGACCCGGACCGATTCCTCTGGCACAACATGCTCCGCCACGCTCTCGGAGCCGAAAGCGTCGGGCGATTCAAGGTAGCGGCCATGAAGGATCACCTCGCCCGACACTGGCCGCAGCAGACCGTGGTAGCTCACAGACGTGACGTGGTTGCCGAGGCCCACCATATCCGGCCCATCGTCAATAGCGTCGATCTGGTGCTCTGTGCCGCCGACGGCATTGCTCCCAGGCGCGTCGTCAGCCACCTGTCCAGGCGCGCACAGAAGGCGGCGGTTTTGGCGTGTATGCTCGACAGTGGCTCGATCGGAGAAGTCATCAGGCTACGTCCTACGTCCCGCTTCGGATGTCTCCTCTGTCTACGGCAGCAGCTTGCAGATCAAGGGGCGATGGACGCTGAGGCCGATCAGGAGTTGGAGTACGGCACCGGACGCGTCCATCAGCCGATGACGGCTGTGCCGCCTG
Encoded here:
- a CDS encoding nucleotidyltransferase domain-containing protein, with protein sequence MSVTDAFKTFQDVVNADIAHVREARTRRDLFKDAFGAEVDVKEVIASGSLARGTHKDPIHDVDVIVVFDQEEHPEWGTPGGSAADALDYTRGRVNALLGATNGTYDHAVRVARWRNHAVKCFLDDPDDPDAFTVDAMPALRRDGRLLIPEALSEDWVACDPEFLIAEVADRHAQWNKFAGTVRMLKWWAAEQDTKIKSLVMEVLALDFLPTDVNQPAAIKQFFVSACYHIEGGNEVADPAGLCGPIQPDIDYDEFVDSLRSARDNAIRAFRAQVNNDTAAAIKHWGEVFGDDFPKPPASTGNPAPAVVPAAPRPVKDTPQG
- a CDS encoding HesA/MoeB/ThiF family protein; this translates as MVVGCGSIGSAAAEALAGYGVGRVELVDPDRFLWHNMLRHALGAESVGRFKVAAMKDHLARHWPQQTVVAHRRDVVAEAHHIRPIVNSVDLVLCAADGIAPRRVVSHLSRRAQKAAVLACMLDSGSIGEVIRLRPTSRFGCLLCLRQQLADQGAMDAEADQELEYGTGRVHQPMTAVPPDLRYIGTFAAKVAVATLLESLHGDHTQQVPGEHAIIGLQPAGDLAAPFNLSQAGDVRWSSIPRPRTSCPTCSPG